A genomic segment from Halorubrum depositum encodes:
- a CDS encoding gluconate 2-dehydrogenase subunit 3 family protein yields MELTRRDAAAALAAVGATGGVALAARRTSDGPEAGGDAADGGEGDDALPDEAAVRASMTAVATVLYPSEVDGVEAFVGRFLDGRLDGAAHAEGVRTAVGELDQAARSWHGAPITELTEGDRDRLLREVGADVAEEDPDGTLAERVRYYVVNELLLALYASPTGGELVGLENPQGHPGGAESYRRGPR; encoded by the coding sequence ATGGAACTGACGCGTCGCGACGCGGCGGCCGCGCTGGCCGCCGTCGGCGCGACCGGCGGGGTCGCCCTCGCGGCCCGGCGGACGAGCGACGGTCCCGAAGCCGGGGGAGACGCGGCCGACGGCGGCGAGGGGGACGACGCGCTCCCCGACGAGGCCGCCGTCCGCGCGTCGATGACCGCGGTCGCGACGGTCCTCTATCCGAGCGAGGTCGACGGCGTCGAGGCGTTCGTCGGCCGCTTCCTCGACGGGCGCCTCGACGGGGCGGCCCACGCCGAGGGGGTCCGCACCGCGGTCGGCGAGCTCGACCAGGCGGCTCGGTCGTGGCACGGCGCGCCGATCACCGAGCTCACCGAGGGCGACCGCGACCGCCTCCTCCGGGAGGTCGGCGCCGACGTCGCGGAGGAGGACCCGGACGGGACGCTCGCGGAGCGGGTGCGCTACTACGTCGTCAACGAGCTGCTGCTCGCCCTGTACGCCTCGCCGACGGGCGGCGAGCTGGTCGGGCTGGAGAACCCGCAGGGACACCCCGGCGGGGCCGAGAGCTACCGGCGGGGGCCGCGATGA